A DNA window from Syngnathus typhle isolate RoL2023-S1 ecotype Sweden linkage group LG2, RoL_Styp_1.0, whole genome shotgun sequence contains the following coding sequences:
- the LOC133149912 gene encoding rho guanine nucleotide exchange factor 7-like isoform X1, which yields MNAAEQTVTWLITLGVLESPKKSISDPDAFLRTSLQDGVVLCKLLERLKPGTTEKFFQEPRSDSEYQLNISEFIKGIGIYGVKPFEVNDLLQGLNFTKVLNCLVALNKATEDPCVSICVPHSATLRIKSYDSVNSQSRSSKLQPPQYHSLDMTEGSGCGHFLFKARFLFQQTNEDELSFSKGDIINVSRQEEGGWWEGSLNGKTGWFPSNYVRELKGSDKPFDKPKSVTLRSPPKGFDTSIISKTYYNVVLQNILEAESEYSRELQSLLGSYLRSIQPTDRLSAVDISHIQGNLEEISTFQQMLVQSLEEHTKLPENQQRIGGFFLSLIPQMKNLYVAYCSNHPSAVSVLTQQRDELGEYMETKGASSPGILALTTSLSKPFTRLEKYPTLLKEMDRHMEDQHPDRVDLQTCMASFQSLAAQCQGVRKKKDLELQILTEPIRNWEGDDIKTLGPVLHMSQAAVCSQICQESSERYLVLFPHTLLFLSASMRMSGFIYQGKIPLSGMLISRIEDGETMKNAFEISGAQCDRMQVACNNQQDLLEWLDLLTKHTHTPAANTHKTQSVCHTLPSLPVTPSRHSESCGGSSAFHTLPHLSSYGASPMWGALEPPSPPKPWSMSCLRPAPPLRPSAALYKEDLNKSPKNMKKLLPKRKPERKPSEEDFTCRKSTAALEEDAQILKVIEAYCTSAKTRQTLNSTWQGTDLMHNHVLADSSFVVAGIPGNLPCSDQSEDSDYDSIWTSTSYRTASFSCSSRRDVHMLFPEEEKIIVEETRSNGQTVVEERSLVDTVYSLRDEVQELKQDNKRMKRTLEEEQRARKELERIIRRVLKNMNDPTWDETNL from the exons ATGAACGCGGCTGAGCAGACGGTAACGTGGCTCATTACGCTCGGGGTGCTGGAGTCTCCCAAGAAGAGCATCTCTGATCCGGACGCTTTCCTCCGGACATCTCTCCAGGACGGGGTGGTGCTATGCAAACTGCTGGAGCGACTGAAACCCGGGACGACGGAAAAA TTTTTTCAGGAACCAAGAAGTGACAGCGAGTATCAACTCAACATTAGCGAATTCATCAAAGGCATCGGGATTTACGGCGTGAAG CCTTTTGAGGTTAATGACCTCCTTCAGGGGCTGAACTTCACCAAGGTCCTAAACTGCTTGGTTGCACTGAACAAAGCCACTGAAG ATCCATGTGTTTCTATTTGCGTGCCACACTCCGCCACATTGAGGATTAAATCGTATGATTCCGTAAACAGTCAAAGTCGTTCGTCCAAACTGCAACCGCCTCAGTATCACAGCCTT GACATGACTGAGGGCAGTGGGTGtggccattttcttttcaagGCACGTTTCCTTTTCCAGCAGACAAATGAGGACGAACTCTCTTTCTCCAAGGGCGACATCATTAATGTGAGCAGGCAGGAGGAGGGGGGCTGGTGGGAAGGCTCCCTCAACGGCAAGACCGGCTGGTTCCCCAGTAACTATGTGAGGGAATTGAAAGGAAGTG ACAAGCCATTTGACAAACCAAAGTCTGTGACGCTGAGAAGTCCCCCAAAAGGTTTTGACACTTCTATCATCAGCAAGACCTACTACAATGTG GTCCTCCAGAACATTTTGGAAGCAGAGAGTGAGTATTCCAGGGAACTTCAAAGTCTTTTGGGATCCTACCTACGCTCTATACAGCCGACAGACAG GCTGAGTGCTGTTGACATCAGCCACATTCAAGGCAATCTGGAGGAGATTTCAACATTCCAGCAGATGCTGGTTCAGTCCTTGGAGGAGCATACAAA GCTTCCAGAAAATCAGCAGAGGATAGGAGGCTTCTTCCTGAGTCTAATACCCCAGATGAAAAATCTTTATGTGGCCTACTGCTCAAACCATCCATCTGCTGTCAGTGTACTCACTCAGCAAAG GGATGAACTGGGGGAGTACATGGAAACCAAGGGGGCATCTAGTCCGGGTATTTTGGCACTGACCACCAGTTTGAGTAAACCCTTCACTCGACTGGAGAAATATCCAACCTTGCTCAAAGAAATGGACAGACACATGGAG GACCAACACCCTGACAGAGTTGACCTCCAAACTTGTATGGCATCATTTCAAAGCCTTGCT GCCCAGTGCCAGGGAGTGAGGAAGAAGAAGGACCTGGAGTTACAGATTTTAACCGAGCCAATCAGGAACTGGGAGGGGGATGACATCAAGACCCTCGGCCCTGTTCTTCACATGTCCCAAGCTGCTGTCTGCTCCCAGATCTGTCAG GAATCAAGTGAACGCTACCTTGTCCTCTTCCCTCATACGCTGCTCTTCCTCTCTGCAAGCATGAGGATGAGTGGGTTCATCTACCAG GGGAAAATACCATTGTCAGGCATGCTGATCTCCAGAATAGAAGATGGGGAAACCATGAAGAACGCTTTTGAAATTTCTG GTGCCCAATGTGACCGGATGCAAGTGGCATGCAACAATCAGCAGGATCTGCTGGAGTGGCTGGACCTTCTcaccaaacacacgcacaccccTGCTGCAAACACTCACAAGACTCAGTCGGTGTGTCACACA TTGCCCTCCCTGCCTGTCACCCCTTCCCGGCACTCAGAGTCTTGTGGCGGGAGCAGTGCCTTCCACACCCTCCCTCATCTTTCCTCATATGGTGCCAGCCCTATGTGGGGGGCCCTGGAGCCACCTAGTCCCCCAAAACCGTGGAGCATGAGCTGTCTTCGGCCTGCGCCTCCTCTCCGGCCGTCTGCCGCCCTGTACAAGGAG GACCTTAATAAGAGTCCAAAGAATATGAAGAAGCTGCTTCCCAAGAGGAAACCTGAGAGGAAACCCTCTGAAGAAGACTTCACTTGCAGAAAGA GCACAGCAGCTCTCGAGGAGGATGCTCAGATATTGAAAGTGATTGAAGCGTACTGCACCAGTGCCAAGACACGACAGACCCTCAACTCCA CCTGGCAAGGCACTGACCTCATGCACAACCATGTGCTCGCTGACTCCAGTTTCGTCGTTGCCGGCATCCCGGGCAACCTGCCGTGTTCCGACCAATCAGAAGACTCGGATTATGACAGTATCTGGACCTCCACTAGTTACAGGACTGCCTCATTTTCTT GTTCCAGCAGGAGGGATGTTCACATGTTGTTCCCAGAGGAAGAGAAGATCATAGTGGAGGAAACCAGGAGCAACGGACAAACCGTAGTGGAGGAGAG gagcCTGGTAGACACTGTATACAGTTTGAGAGATGAGGTTCAGGAACTCAAACAG GACAACAAGAGAATGAAAAGGACACTAGAGGAAGAGCAGCGAGCTAGGAAGGAACTCGAAAGGATCATCAGGAGAGTTTTGAAGAACATGAACGACCCAACCTGGGATGAGACGAACCTCTGA
- the LOC133149912 gene encoding rho guanine nucleotide exchange factor 7-like isoform X2, with the protein MNAAEQTVTWLITLGVLESPKKSISDPDAFLRTSLQDGVVLCKLLERLKPGTTEKFFQEPRSDSEYQLNISEFIKGIGIYGVKPFEVNDLLQGLNFTKVLNCLVALNKATEDPCVSICVPHSATLRIKSYDSVNSQSRSSKLQPPQYHSLDMTEGSGCGHFLFKARFLFQQTNEDELSFSKGDIINVSRQEEGGWWEGSLNGKTGWFPSNYVRELKGSDKPFDKPKSVTLRSPPKGFDTSIISKTYYNVVLQNILEAESEYSRELQSLLGSYLRSIQPTDRLSAVDISHIQGNLEEISTFQQMLVQSLEEHTKLPENQQRIGGFFLSLIPQMKNLYVAYCSNHPSAVSVLTQQRDELGEYMETKGASSPGILALTTSLSKPFTRLEKYPTLLKEMDRHMEDQHPDRVDLQTCMASFQSLAAQCQGVRKKKDLELQILTEPIRNWEGDDIKTLGPVLHMSQAAVCSQICQESSERYLVLFPHTLLFLSASMRMSGFIYQGKIPLSGMLISRIEDGETMKNAFEISGAQCDRMQVACNNQQDLLEWLDLLTKHTHTPAANTHKTQSVCHTLPSLPVTPSRHSESCGGSSAFHTLPHLSSYGASPMWGALEPPSPPKPWSMSCLRPAPPLRPSAALYKEDLNKSPKNMKKLLPKRKPERKPSEEDFTCRKSTAALEEDAQILKVIEAYCTSAKTRQTLNSSSSRRDVHMLFPEEEKIIVEETRSNGQTVVEERSLVDTVYSLRDEVQELKQDNKRMKRTLEEEQRARKELERIIRRVLKNMNDPTWDETNL; encoded by the exons ATGAACGCGGCTGAGCAGACGGTAACGTGGCTCATTACGCTCGGGGTGCTGGAGTCTCCCAAGAAGAGCATCTCTGATCCGGACGCTTTCCTCCGGACATCTCTCCAGGACGGGGTGGTGCTATGCAAACTGCTGGAGCGACTGAAACCCGGGACGACGGAAAAA TTTTTTCAGGAACCAAGAAGTGACAGCGAGTATCAACTCAACATTAGCGAATTCATCAAAGGCATCGGGATTTACGGCGTGAAG CCTTTTGAGGTTAATGACCTCCTTCAGGGGCTGAACTTCACCAAGGTCCTAAACTGCTTGGTTGCACTGAACAAAGCCACTGAAG ATCCATGTGTTTCTATTTGCGTGCCACACTCCGCCACATTGAGGATTAAATCGTATGATTCCGTAAACAGTCAAAGTCGTTCGTCCAAACTGCAACCGCCTCAGTATCACAGCCTT GACATGACTGAGGGCAGTGGGTGtggccattttcttttcaagGCACGTTTCCTTTTCCAGCAGACAAATGAGGACGAACTCTCTTTCTCCAAGGGCGACATCATTAATGTGAGCAGGCAGGAGGAGGGGGGCTGGTGGGAAGGCTCCCTCAACGGCAAGACCGGCTGGTTCCCCAGTAACTATGTGAGGGAATTGAAAGGAAGTG ACAAGCCATTTGACAAACCAAAGTCTGTGACGCTGAGAAGTCCCCCAAAAGGTTTTGACACTTCTATCATCAGCAAGACCTACTACAATGTG GTCCTCCAGAACATTTTGGAAGCAGAGAGTGAGTATTCCAGGGAACTTCAAAGTCTTTTGGGATCCTACCTACGCTCTATACAGCCGACAGACAG GCTGAGTGCTGTTGACATCAGCCACATTCAAGGCAATCTGGAGGAGATTTCAACATTCCAGCAGATGCTGGTTCAGTCCTTGGAGGAGCATACAAA GCTTCCAGAAAATCAGCAGAGGATAGGAGGCTTCTTCCTGAGTCTAATACCCCAGATGAAAAATCTTTATGTGGCCTACTGCTCAAACCATCCATCTGCTGTCAGTGTACTCACTCAGCAAAG GGATGAACTGGGGGAGTACATGGAAACCAAGGGGGCATCTAGTCCGGGTATTTTGGCACTGACCACCAGTTTGAGTAAACCCTTCACTCGACTGGAGAAATATCCAACCTTGCTCAAAGAAATGGACAGACACATGGAG GACCAACACCCTGACAGAGTTGACCTCCAAACTTGTATGGCATCATTTCAAAGCCTTGCT GCCCAGTGCCAGGGAGTGAGGAAGAAGAAGGACCTGGAGTTACAGATTTTAACCGAGCCAATCAGGAACTGGGAGGGGGATGACATCAAGACCCTCGGCCCTGTTCTTCACATGTCCCAAGCTGCTGTCTGCTCCCAGATCTGTCAG GAATCAAGTGAACGCTACCTTGTCCTCTTCCCTCATACGCTGCTCTTCCTCTCTGCAAGCATGAGGATGAGTGGGTTCATCTACCAG GGGAAAATACCATTGTCAGGCATGCTGATCTCCAGAATAGAAGATGGGGAAACCATGAAGAACGCTTTTGAAATTTCTG GTGCCCAATGTGACCGGATGCAAGTGGCATGCAACAATCAGCAGGATCTGCTGGAGTGGCTGGACCTTCTcaccaaacacacgcacaccccTGCTGCAAACACTCACAAGACTCAGTCGGTGTGTCACACA TTGCCCTCCCTGCCTGTCACCCCTTCCCGGCACTCAGAGTCTTGTGGCGGGAGCAGTGCCTTCCACACCCTCCCTCATCTTTCCTCATATGGTGCCAGCCCTATGTGGGGGGCCCTGGAGCCACCTAGTCCCCCAAAACCGTGGAGCATGAGCTGTCTTCGGCCTGCGCCTCCTCTCCGGCCGTCTGCCGCCCTGTACAAGGAG GACCTTAATAAGAGTCCAAAGAATATGAAGAAGCTGCTTCCCAAGAGGAAACCTGAGAGGAAACCCTCTGAAGAAGACTTCACTTGCAGAAAGA GCACAGCAGCTCTCGAGGAGGATGCTCAGATATTGAAAGTGATTGAAGCGTACTGCACCAGTGCCAAGACACGACAGACCCTCAACTCCA GTTCCAGCAGGAGGGATGTTCACATGTTGTTCCCAGAGGAAGAGAAGATCATAGTGGAGGAAACCAGGAGCAACGGACAAACCGTAGTGGAGGAGAG gagcCTGGTAGACACTGTATACAGTTTGAGAGATGAGGTTCAGGAACTCAAACAG GACAACAAGAGAATGAAAAGGACACTAGAGGAAGAGCAGCGAGCTAGGAAGGAACTCGAAAGGATCATCAGGAGAGTTTTGAAGAACATGAACGACCCAACCTGGGATGAGACGAACCTCTGA